One window from the genome of Alnus glutinosa chromosome 13, dhAlnGlut1.1, whole genome shotgun sequence encodes:
- the LOC133854098 gene encoding heat shock factor protein HSF8-like: MAGANNEGDSSVSSGGGEAQPAPEPAPMPNVNAPPPFLSKTYDMVDDPATDPIVSWSATNNSFVVWNPPEFARDLLPKYFKHNNFSSFVRQLNTYGFRKVDPDRWEFANEGFLRGQKHLLKSISRRKPAHGHSHQQPQQSHGQSSSVGACVEVGKFGLEEEVERLKRDKNVLMQELVRLRQQQQTTDNQLQTMVQRLQGMEQRQQQMMSFLAKAMQSPGFLAHFVQQQNESNKRITEANKKRRLKQEGISESEHSAAPDGQIVKYQPPMNEAAMLRQIMKMDASSRLESYNSKDGLLIADGSSSNAMDSGISTSRMLGVTLQEVPPTSGHRPSAAISEIQSSPCAATSYKVTTTPFPDMSVLVGAEDAPSISIPQTDAIMPELSQIPEMMPESVADIPEEIYMGLESGNDGFIDPTSMGVNGSIPLEIDMSPDTDIDALLDFNVWEDLLAESPVPEEIELNSADGMLQGNDTQPKNGWDKLQHMDKLTEQMGFLRSDNNEV, from the exons ATGGCCGGAGCGAATAACGAAGGCGATTCGTCGGTCTCGAGCGGTGGCGGGGAAGCTCAGCCGGCGCCGGAGCCTGCACCGATGCCGAACGTGAACGCGCCGCCTCCGTTCCTGAGCAAGACGTACGACATGGTGGACGACCCGGCAACCGACCCGATAGTTTCGTGGAGCGCCACCAACAACAGCTTCGTGGTGTGGAACCCGCCCGAGTTCGCCCGGGACCTCCTGCCCAAGTACTTCAAGCACAACAACTTCTCCAGCTTCGTCAGGCAGCTCAACACCTAC GGATTCAGAAAGGTAGATCCAGACCGCTGGGAATTTGCAAATGAGGGCTTCTTGAGGGGCCAAAAACACCTCCTTAAGAGTATTAGTCGGCGAAAACCTGCCCATGGGCATAGTCATCAACAGCCACAGCAATCACATGGGCAGAGTTCATCAGTGGGGGCTTGTGTAGAGGTTGGGAAGTTTGGGCTGGAGGAAGAGGTTGAGAGGCTTAAAAGGGACAAGAACGTGCTTATGCAGGAACTTGTCAGGTTGAGGCAGCAGCAACAGACTACTGATAATCAGCTGCAAACCATGGTGCAGCGTCTTCAGGGGATGGAGCAGAGGCAGCAACAGATGATGTCATTCCTGGCAAAGGCCATGCAGAGTCCTGGCTTCTTGGCTCACTTTGTGCAGCAGCAAAATGAGAGCAACAAGCGCATAACTGAAGCCAACAAAAAGCGGAGGCTCAAGCAAGAAGGTATTTCTGAGAGCGAACATTCTGCGGCTCCTGATGGACAGATTGTTAAGTATCAGCCACCAATGAATGAGGCGGCAATGCTTAGGCAGATTATGAAAATGGATGCTTCCTCCAGGCTGGAATCTTATAACAGCAAAGATGGTTTACTGATTGCTGATGGTTCATCTTCCAATGCAATGGACAGTGGGATCTCTACAAGCCGTATGTTAGGAGTGACTCTGCAAGAGGTTCCACCAACTTCAGGACATAGACCCTCAGCTGCAATTTCCGAAATTCAATCTTCCCCTTGTGCTGCAACTTCTTATAAAGTTACAACAACTCCTTTCCCTGATATGAGTGTGCTGGTTGGAGCAGAAGATGCACCTTCCATTTCTATTCCTCAGACAGATGCAATCATGCCTGAGCTTTCTCAAATACCTGAAATGATGCCCGAAAGTGTTGCCGATATTCCAGAGGAAATTTACATGGGACTTGAATCAGGCAATGATGGATTTATAGACCCCACCTCAATGGGAGTTAATGGGTCTATTCCCTTAGAAATTGATATGTCCCCTGATACTGATATTGATGCCTTACTAGATTTTAATGTTTGGGAGGACCTTCTTGCGGAAAGCCCAGTACCGGAGGAGATTGAATTGAATTCTGCCGATGGTATGTTACAGGGAAATGATACGCAGCCAAAGAACGGATGGGACAAACTTCAGCATATGGACAAGCTTACAGAACAAATGGGCTTTCTTAGATCAGATAACAATGAGGTTTGA
- the LOC133853978 gene encoding mitogen-activated protein kinase kinase 10, whose protein sequence is MTLVRERRHQQALRLSLPSPNPAAEFRGRTNLRALLPSPGPHSLAIGNLSDIEKMAILAHGGGGTVYKVLDKKTSATYALKVLRFNQNAASIRQQAAREAEILTRVDSQYVIRCHAVIDNGFTADMAPERGGDVFFVMEYMERGSLHDMLRACERLPEEVISGMARRVLEGLHYLHGMQIVHRDIKPSNLLVNEKEEVKIADFGVSHVQVAATREACDSNMGTCAYMSPERFDPERWGGDNANGFAGDVWSLGVVVLECHVGHFPLISPEQNPDWVTLMCAICFGERPEMPEMASPEFRSFVRRCLEKDWRKRGTVAELLGHPFVNI, encoded by the coding sequence ATGACAttggtgagagagagaaggcacCAACAAGCTCTAAGGCTATCCTTACCATCACCAAATCCAGCAGCCGAGTTCCGTGGCCGGACCAACTTGCGGGCATTGTTGCCATCCCCGGGTCCTCACTCTCTGGCCATCGGAAACCTTTCTGACATTGAGAAAATGGCTATTCTAGCACACGGTGGTGGCGGCACGGTCTATAAAGTTCTTGACAAGAAGACCTCCGCAACTTACGCGCTAAAAGTCCTCCGGTTCAATCAAAATGCGGCGAGCATTCGCCAACAGGCTGCACGCGAGGCCGAAATCCTTACAAGAGTTGACTCGCAATATGTTATAAGGTGCCATGCAGTTATCGATAATGGTTTCACGGCAGATATGGCGCCGGAAAGAGGAGGTGATGTTTTCTTTGTCATGGAGTATATGGAAAGAGGATCGTTACACGACATGTTGCGTGCATGCGAGAGATTACCGGAGGAGGTAATATCCGGCATGGCCAGGCGTGTCCTGGAAGGACTGCACTATCTGCATGGTATGCAGATTGTGCATAGGGATATAAAACCGTCAAACCTACTTGTAAATGAAAAGGAAGAGGTAAAGATTGCAGACTTTGGGGTCAGCCATGTGCAGGTGGCGGCGACACGCGAGGCATGTGACTCTAACATGGGCACTTGCGCATACATGAGCCCGGAAAGATTTGATCCAGAGAGGTGGGGCGGTGATAACGCAAACGGGTTTGCGGGGGACGTGTGGTCTCTTGGAGTGGTGGTGTTGGAATGCCATGTTGGTCATTTTCCGTTAATCAGTCCAGAGCAAAATCCAGATTGGGTGACATTGATGTGTGCGATTTGCTTTGGGGAGAGGCCGGAGATGCCGGAGATGGCCTCACCGGAGTTTCGGAGCTTTGTTCGGAGGTGTCTAGAGAAGGACTGGAGGAAGAGAGGCACGGTTGCTGAGCTTCTTGGCCATCCTTTTGTGAATATATAG